The DNA window tgagtttgagtgaactctgggaattggtgatggacatggaggcctggcgtgctgcaattcatggggtcgcaaagactcggacacgactgagactgaactgaactgaactgatgatccttTAATGTACTGAAGGGAtttcatttgctagtattttgttgagaatttttgcatctatagtcATCAGtttattggcctgtaattttctatttttttgtagtgtctttggttttggcatcatggtgatggtggcctcattgaATGAACTTTGGAATGTTCctttctctgtattttgttttggaatagtttcaggagaatggcttccttggtgactcagtggcaaagaatccacctgccaatgcaggtgatatgggttcaattcctgggtcagaaagaccccctgaagaaggaaatgaaaacccaccaactcttctctaaatatttaagaGACTTagcctgtgaaaccatctggtcctggactctTCTTTGTTGGGAATTTATAAATCACAGTTTCAAattcagtacttgtgattggtTTGTtcgtattttctatttcttcctagttcagtcttgggagattgtaattgtctaagaatttgtccatttcttctagattgtccatATTATTGATATATAATGCCATGAGTAATCTATTATGATATTGTATATTTCTTTAATGTCAGctctaacttctttttcatttgctattttattgatttgagtcctcttcctttttctcttgatgagtctCATTAACAGTTTAtcaaattttgtttatcttttcaaagaaccagcttttagcttcattaatgtttttattgtattttcatcTCTAATTCACTTATTTATGCTGTTATCTTTCTGAATTTTGTCCTACTAGTTTTGGGTTTAGTTACTTCTTTAGTTACTTTAGGGTAGGTTAGATTGTTTATTAGAGATTTTTCTTGTTGCCTCatgtaagattgtattgctataaactttcctctgaGAACTGCTTTTTCTCTGTCTCATAGGTTTTGAATTGTGATACTCTCATTGTCgtttgtctctaggtattttttaatttcctctttgatttcttcaatggCCAATTGATTGtttagtaagttttttttttttcctctacatgtttatgttttttaggcttttttaaaaactgattattaTTGTCATAGTCTTGTgttcagaaaatatgcttgatatgatttcaacttTCTTAAATTAACCAAGGCTCATTTTGACACCCAGAATATGATCAATCCTGAGGAATGTTccatgtacattaaaaaaaaaaaaacaaacacattcttCTGCTTATGATGGAATGTTCTACCAATATCAATTAAGTTCCCCTGTAAGTATCAAATAATTATGGGCACACTTTCTTCAAATTCTAAAAGTGATCAagtccatccccaagaaaagaaatgcaaaaaataaaaatggttgtctgaggaggccttacaaatagctaagaaaagaagagaagcaaaagacaaaggaaaaaagcaaaaatatactatctgaatgcagagttccaaagaatagcaaggagaaataagaaagccttcctcagtgatcagtacaaagaaatagaggaaaacaatagaatgggaaagactagagatctcttaaaaattagacacaccaagggaacatttcatgcaaagatgggctcaataaaggacagaaacagtatggacctaacagaagcagaaaatattaagaggtggcaagaatacaaagaactataccaagaaagatcttaatgacccagataacaatgatggtgtgatcactcacctagagtcagacatcctggagtgcaaagtcaagtgggatttaggaagcatcactatgaacaaagttagtggaagtaatggaattccagctgagttatttcaaatcctgatgtggtgaaagtgctgcactcaatatgtcagcaaatttggaaacctcagcagtggccacaggactggaaaatgtcagttttcattccaattccaaataaaggcaattctaaagactgttcaaactactgcacaattgcatccatctcacatgctagcaaagtaatgctcaaaattctccaagccaggcttcagcaatacatgaaccgtgaactttcagatgttcaagctggattagaaaagacagagaaagaacatattaaattgccaacatctgttggactatagaaaaagcaagataattgcagaaaaacatctatttctgcttcattgactacattaaagctctttactgtgtgggtcacagaaaactgtgggaaattcttcaagagacgggaatatgagaccaccttacctgcctcatgtgaaagttgtatgcaggtcaagaagcaacaggtagaactggacactGAACAACAggactggttccacattgggaaaggattacgtcaaagctgtatattgtcaccctgcttatttaacttatttgcagagcacatcatgtgaaattccaggctggaggaagcccaagctgtaatcaagattgctgggagaaatatcagtaacctcaaatacacagatgacatcacccttatggcagaaaacaaagaggaactaaagagcctcttgatgaaagtaaaagaggagagtgaaaaagcaggcttaaaattcaacattcagaaaacaaaggtcatggcatccagtcccatcacttcatggcaaatagatggggaaacaattgaaacagtgacagacttttttttttcttgggctcgaaaaatctgcagatggtgactgcagccatgaaattaaaagacacttgctccttgaaagaaaacctatttccaacctagacagcatattaacaagcaaaGATATTTCCAGCAAGGTCTGTctagccagtagtcatgtatggatatgagagttggaccataaagaaggctgaagaattgattcttttgaattgtgatgctggaaaacactttagagtcccttggagtgcaaggagatcaacccagtccatcctaaaggaaatcagtcctgaatattcagtggaaggactgatgctgaaactgaagttccagtactttggccacctgcgaGAAGatgtgactcattagaaaagaccttgatgctgggaaagactgaaggtaggaggataagtggaagatagaggatgagatgattggatggcatcactgactaaatggacatgagtttgagcaagctgggaattggtaatggacagagaagcctggtgtgttggagtcaaaagagttggacatgactgagcaactgaactgatgagttcaaatccttgttgttcaagggtcaactgtaactttgttattgatatttaattcaatttctttatgATCAAAGAATATTCCTCAGATTACATACAATTTCATGGACCATGCTTATGTACCACTTTAAAATCTCATATATAATAACGTTTTTCCTGTTTCAGaacacttaggaaaaaaaaaagttaataaccatggttgaaaaaaaaaaaatttcaccagTGTATAAATGTACATTGGCTAGATCTAAGCTTAGAGATTTAGATATAGTAGGACAAGTAATTTTAATACACATCTCCAGTCAAGAAATACTAGGTCAGATAACTTAATAGTCAATACATCTTCAATTTTATTCAATTAATTAATTCAAATTTTTTGTAGAGCGGCAAACGTGTGCCAGGTTTTTTGCTGGGAAGTAAAATTGTAATGAAGCTAccaagatacttttttttttttttactatattttattagtattatttatGCAAtgtcaaaaaaagtaaaatgctttGTGGTCATGTGTGTTTTTAGgtggatgcatgtgtgtgtgtgtgtaaaactgaaactcatgatcatcagtgactttatttttataatataatgggctaatgtataaatatattcctTTAACAGATCATATTTTGTGCCttagttaaaataaataagaattagatataaaatgtttctttgttaGCATCAACATGCATTTATACTGCTAAGACAAATAGAAACTACTTTATAACAccagttttatttatcttgaaaACATCAAAATCCATATCAATAATTGTGGTAACCACtgaccaacacacacatacacacattcacatcTCATGGGAAAACCATTTATTAATTTGGATTTGGTTAAATTCTGAGATTATTTTGAGGATCTCGCCTTACCTAGGCATAGTCTTTTTAAGACTATATCTTATAATTCTTATAGTGTCTTACAGTTCAATTTTAAGAGTCTTTGGAACACAGAGTGGGGAAAATTTCACTCATGgtttcacattaaaaataaatcataaatgtCAATATTTAAGATAATGTCAATTGAGttttttctgaaaaatctttACCCACCTTATTTTAATTCTGTTGAAGTTTGTGCTAAAAACATGTATTTACCGCTCTCCATTTTTCTGTGATCTTACATAATAAACAGAAAGAATGCAAACTATTTCTCTAGCTTGCAGTGGCAAGTGTTTGTGTGTAATAATGATAATTAAATAGAGTGATTTTATATAAATTGATTAAAACTTTTCCCTCTTATTttaatagccaaaaaataaactttgGAGCATATGATAATTACGTTCCAGGTAAGAaagagttcatttaaaaaaaaatatgtaagtaaTTTTAGGGATAAGTAATATAACAACAGCTGTTATGGAGCATTATTAAAaatcaacttttaattttttaagcacTTTTATGACGGGTTCAGTAAATACCTTCTAAAGATATTTTGTCtttaattcaaagaaaattaaCTAAATATGTTTAGCAACATAAATAAGAACAAATTTACATGTTAGAACTCAAAACAATCAGAAAATCTTACATGAAAAGCAGTGTAAAAAACGAATAAACAACTTCTCATCTGTGTCAGAAATGTCTTCTGCTACATTCCTGATACTCTGTACCAGACTtataactgacaaagaattcattACTTGACAAGGCCAGTCAACCTGATGTTGAagtgtaagtaagtgttagttgcttagtcatgcccgactctttgtgaccccatggactgcagcccaccaggctcctctgtccatgagattttccaagcaaggatactggagtgggttgccatttccttctccttctctgatATCAAGTAATCAATTTTAACTCATATATTGAACTTAAACTCATCTTTCATTTTGCATATTTTCTCACTGATCCTGATTCTGTCTTTAGAATGACAAGTCTCATATATAGCATGTTTTGCACATATTTAAAttgaggggggttcatgtttgggaatgcatgtaagaattaaagattttaaacttaaaaattaaaaaaaaaaagagtgtgagggaacacaaaaatatattaatggtGGGACAATGActacatattttgaaaatgtaaacTGGAAGTATCTTTAACAATTTAAttttgcaaagtaatgtttaaTTCCGTGGTCCTACTCTGGGAATCTATGAAGGAATAAAAGCATATGtacatgataaaaaataaaataaaataaataaaaagcagaaataaagtacaaaaaaaaaaaagaatatcttagACCCAATTGTATATTTACTGATTATTTTAAACAAGAAATGTGCTAAGTGCGTTGGAAGCTACAGAAGTAGTTACCACATCTTCTGTTCTCAGCAGAATTGTATTCCAACCAAaagagtattaaaaagaaaaatctagaatGGAGAGATAGAAGGATGAAGAGGAAACAGTAAAATTGCTTCTTTCTATTTACATTATAGACTATATTAGTTTCACAGTGACTATATAGCTAACCATAAAGCtggtcaaaattttaaaatgatcaaaTTTAATTTCctcatattaataataataattttcaaatactACCAAATGCATGAAACCAtaatttatatcatttatttattcatttacaaacAATTACCTTACTGCCATTTTAGACCTGATAAAATTCTATTTACTCTGagatatatacttattttttgtttttatttcagtcagTGAATTAAGCAAAAAATCATGGAATCAGCAACACTTTGCCCTGGTATTTCCCAAACCACCAAGGCCAGGAAAAAGAAGGAGATCAAAACCTTCCCAACTACGAGAAAATATAAGTCCAGTGAGTATTGAAAAAGTTATATAATGTTACTCATAATAATCTTAAAAtcatgaatatattatatatgttatagaTCAGGGCTGACCAATGGgatttctgtgatgatggaagtATTTTATATCTTTACATTCTAATTCCAATATTGCTACTGAACATTTGAAATGAGACTAGTGCAACTGAGCAATTGGATCTTATAATTTAATTGGATTCAGTTCACATGAGGCTTTTAACTAGCATACTGGACCATacatgtgtgttaagtcgcttcagtagtttctaactctttgcaaccttatggactgtagcccactggactcctccctccatgagattctctaggcaagaatactggagtgtacttccatacccttctccaggggatattcccaacagAGGGATCTAATCCCCATCTCTTATGCCTCTTAAATTAAGAGACAgcttatttaccactagtgccacctgggcagtCCATGAATAGTACAGTTAAAGGTAATTCAATTCTACTACTTGGAGAAAGTAGatatattttctttgcatttcactgTATAAAAAAATATTCCCATATTTTCTATCAAATATTAGTTCAGCAATATCACATTACAGAAAATATGTATCCAAGAAACATAGAAATCTTGATATCCTAATATTACAGTTAGtatgaacattcagaaaatattccTCAGCTGGAGATATCCCCTCATTAGAATCATGGAGTTACATCATACACTGAGAAAGTTTCAATGCTTTCTCATTTCCAGAAATACATAATTCAGAATTCTGAGCATTAGAAGATTAATATTTCCCAATGTTTCTGGGATCATGgaatatgaaaaatttcaagaaaagttTTCACCAAATGATGTATCTTCAACTCTTGTTGATGTAACccaatttcttctgttttttttttttaatgttcttctttcttttttctttcttgtttgttttaccATTCATTGACATTCTTtccaaaatttgttatttttgcaattaactttttaaaaatatttgactaGGAGTTGAAAACAGAATACACCATTCTGCAGAAACTAGTTGTCAATGAAAGATTATTGCTTTCATTATTGCAGGTTCTTAGCTGATGTTCAAATTATATCTTGTCAAGGAGAAGAGTACCaggcttttaattttaaccacAGGTAGCATTCAAACTTCCAGAAATCTTGAACGTGACAATAGAGACCAGGATATGCTTGAACATAAAACTTTTAGATATTAGAGAATAATTAGTTCCTGAGTTAGCATAGAAATGACAAGTGGGTAAGATATTCCAACAAGCTTCAAGaacacagagttaaaaaaaaaaaaaaagtctctcatgATTGTGAAAAGAGCTTATGATATGTCATTAGAAAGTGGAGGTTTCTGAGCATTTTAACATAAATCTTGAGGGAATTATGAAGGTCCTCTAAATTAAAATTAGCCCCAAAATGAGGTATGACTGTCCTTTAGTACAACaaggaacaattttttttttaaaaaaaaaagcacaataaaCTATGTAAACTACCATTTATCCTCTATTtatcaaaatctaaaatattttcatggtCAAAGTTGAATGCATTCAATATCTGGTAAAAAGGGCTGTGTAATTCACACACAAATTGTTCATCATTATTCTAACCAATATTTCAGAATTATGATGCAGAGAAGTTAAGGGGAGATCGTAAACGACCTTTATGGATGCACCGTTCTTTAATGAGAATTTCTGAGAGACCATCTGTTTATTTAGCTGCCAGGAGTCAGCATCCCCAGAAAGCAACTTCTCCCTCCAAGGAGGATGCTAAAAAGGCAGCTAAACCTTCATCTTTGATGCTTAAGAAAAGTAAAGAAGACAAGGACAAATCAGATTCAGAAGCAGAGTCCACAGTTTCAAAGGAAAAATCCAGGAAACTTTCAAAAGCTCAAGAAGAGAAACCAGATGAaaagaaagacttaaaaaaagagagaaaagattcaAAGAAGGGCAAGGAATCAGCGACAGAATCTGAAGATGAAAAAGCAGGTGGAGAGAAAGGTGCTAAAAAAGATAGGAAGGGCTCAAAGAAGGGCAAGGAGTCTCCTTCAGATTCAGGAGGTGAAAAAGGAGATGCAAAGAAAGATTccaaaaaagataagaaagattCAAAAAAGGGCAAGGAGTCTGCTACAGAAtcagaaggtgaaaaaggagatgcAAAGAAAGATTccaaaaaagataagaaagattCAAAAAAGGGCAAGGAGTCTGCTACAGAAtcagaaggtgaaaaaggagatgcAAAGAAAGATTccaaaaaagataagaaagattCAAAGAAGGGCAAGGAGTCTGCTACAGAAtcagaaggtgaaaaaggagatgaCAAAAAAGATAAAGGTAAGAAAGCATCAAAGAAGGGCAAGGAGTCTGATTCAAAGACAGAAGGCGAAAAAGAAGATGCAAAGAAAGATTccaaaaaagataagaaagattCAAAGAAGGCCAAGGAGTCTGCTACAGAAtcagaaggtgaaaaaggagatgcAAAGAAAGATGacaaaaaagataagaaagcacCGAAGAAGGGCAAGGAGTCTGCTACAGAATCAGAAGGTGAAAAGAAAGATGCAAAGAAGGATAAGGAAGGGAAAAAGGAGCCAAAGAAAGCCGGTGAGAAAGGTGATGAATCAAAGGACAAAAAAGATTCGAAGAAGAAggatagtaaaaaagaaaagaaggatgaGAAGAAGCCTGGCGAGGCAGAAAGTGAACCAAAGGATGCAGCCAAGAAGGATGCCAAGAAGGATGCTAAGAAGGACGCCAAGAAGGATGCCAAGAAGGACGGCAAGAAAGATGCCAAAAAGGGAAAGTAGGCCTTGGATGAAAATTCAAAAGCATATTTGATGAAACAATTTTAGTAGTCTGAAACTGCATCTATGAGTGGAAGTGGTATCCAAAGAACTAATGACATAATTTGTAAAGTGGGGGAAAGACGAATTCAAAAGATGGACTCAGAaaagcttcatttaaaaaaaataaggtaaaacATTAGAAGGGCTTGGCAGTTAATTACACAAAATTTGGAGAGATGAGGATTCAACGAAAGACCCCCAGAAAGATtcaaaaagaatattcaaataagAATGTAGAAGTTAATgatgttgaatctatagatacaaagaagaaacaaaatcaacaaaggAGTCAAAAAATTCATGGATACAGATGTTGAATCCATAGATTTAGACAACTTGAAGTTAATACCCacagatttaaataaataattgtaaaaGTCATGAGGGGAAGTCAAACAAATTTCATAAAATCTACTTTCAAATAAGcacaaatacaaattaaaagtaGCATTCCTTAAAAAgaataagaggaaaaagaaaaaaaaaattactgcttTTTTTGTGAGCCTATACCATCTCTGAAGAATAACCAGCCAAAAACAAGTTGATGGATATTGAATACTCTGCTTCCAAGACAAGATAAACATACTTTGGTAAGTTAGTTTTGcttccttttaaataaaataagattaaaaatcaATTGAACTAGCTTAAAGGTTTTGAATTGAAATTTATCATTCTTATAAAATCTCTGTAATCTGATTAGATTTTTACTAGATTTTCATCAGGTTTGAACATTTTCATCAGAAATATTTAAGAATGTGGTGGGGACACCACATGAATGAAAGTTTTTAAAGTGCCAGTAGAAAGGTTAAGGAAGCAGAATTATTTAAGGTGAGGGAGAAGAGACTGGTTTATGATATATAGCATAATTACTTAccaaaaattttatgtatttgattGTTTTAACAGAAAATGGTGGCCAACTTCTCTCCATTTAAGGAATGATGTAAATCAAAATTGTCCAAATTTACAAATGTGAGTAAATTTAAACGAGACATATTGATTCTTGATAATCTGATAAATACGTATATAAAAGCAAATGAACCAGAATTAAACAGAGTTtagcaggggcttccctcatagctcagttggtatagaatctgcctgtaatgcaggagaccctgattcaattcttgggttgggaagacttgCTGGTGAAGTGATAggctacctaccccagtattcttgggcttccattgtggctcagctagtaaagaatcttcttgcaatgagggagacctgggtttgatccctgggtcaggaagatcccctggagaagggaaagtctacccactccagtattctggcctggagaattccacagactgtatagtccatggggtcgcaaagagtcagacctgaatgagtgaccttcactcactcactagcAGAGTGAAAATACTGCCATGATATTATTATCATGTGAAAATAGTTAACTTTATAACTATATTAACGCTCTTCTATCCCATGAGTCTTATTaatgtgaaaaaattaaaaagctatatAAAACAAAAGTCAAAACCTTGGACTTGCCAATTAGTGTCAATTAAATCTTTTTTTGATTTAAAACATATTCTCTCAGATAAACTCAACAATGTTTCAGAACTTGCTAAGtgattttctctgccttttcttattcCCAATATAAACTCTAGATCTAAGATAAAGCTTCCACTTTAATATTAAAGGAAGGGTCTCCTATTCCATATGCACTCAAAAGCTAACTTTCTATTAAGAGTGAAGTGTAGTTTCTTTGCCTGTTCTTAAAATATTGGCCTCTGTCTCCATATATCAACTACTCAGGGGTTAATGGCTATTGTAGCTCATGGTCTTCTAGGTGGTCTTACCTTGCTGATCTGAAATAATTGTGATGACAAACAGTTGAATCCTGCTTATTGGTTTCCTCTCCCCCTTCCAGGAAACTCCTCATTCTCCTTCTGCTTATAGTAAAATTCTGTGTTCAGATATTCAACCTTTTCTGAAAATATTAGCATCAGTCTGAAAatttaggaaaacattttaaaaacaaaatttattgaagtgtagttaatttacaatgttgtgttagtttaggaaatcatttaaagtccCCCATTTACCTCTAAAAATACCCTTAAAATTTTCTAACATAATATTCAAAAGTCAAATTTTAGATTCAAATTTAATATCTAGTAAGAGAGCATCTGAACATTTGCTTTTACCATTCTACTGAACTGCACCAAGGTCATCAGGAAACCTCCATATAGCCAAATCAAACAGCAGTATATTTTCATCCTGACAGCTTGTCTCTTTTCTATCTGTATATTTCCGTGAGTTATCCCATTCATTCAAAGGGATTTATAAATCATTCTTATGCTGTTGAATCCTGCATTTTAAACATAATATTGATTTCTCCGCTCAACTCCAAATTCGTATATCCAAATATTAAATTAAAGCATTTACATCACTCTCTTCCAGGCAACTCAaaattgttttgtttagtttc is part of the Capra hircus breed San Clemente chromosome 8, ASM170441v1, whole genome shotgun sequence genome and encodes:
- the CYLC2 gene encoding cylicin-2 — protein: MSVPRFQKINFGAYDNYVPVSELSKKSWNQQHFALVFPKPPRPGKRRRSKPSQLRENISPNYDAEKLRGDRKRPLWMHRSLMRISERPSVYLAARSQHPQKATSPSKEDAKKAAKPSSLMLKKSKEDKDKSDSEAESTVSKEKSRKLSKAQEEKPDEKKDLKKERKDSKKGKESATESEDEKAGGEKGAKKDRKGSKKGKESPSDSGGEKGDAKKDSKKDKKDSKKGKESATESEGEKGDAKKDSKKDKKDSKKGKESATESEGEKGDAKKDSKKDKKDSKKGKESATESEGEKGDDKKDKGKKASKKGKESDSKTEGEKEDAKKDSKKDKKDSKKAKESATESEGEKGDAKKDDKKDKKAPKKGKESATESEGEKKDAKKDKEGKKEPKKAGEKGDESKDKKDSKKKDSKKEKKDEKKPGEAESEPKDAAKKDAKKDAKKDAKKDAKKDGKKDAKKGK